A genomic segment from Glycine soja cultivar W05 chromosome 18, ASM419377v2, whole genome shotgun sequence encodes:
- the LOC114396401 gene encoding probable long-chain-alcohol O-fatty-acyltransferase 1, translating into MDGEVERFIKVWLTTISCLCYCYYIASRIPKGFMRLLFLLPILNLFPTLPFNLSSFHLGGPTTFFLVWLGTFKLILFSFNQGPLALSPPNILHFISIASLPINPKQHSPTKNNHTNNTQKPKWLLLLKVLIFAMIIRAYDYREKLHAHFILVLYCCHMYLGIKFVLALSPILIRTLLGFEIEPQFNEPYLSTSLQDFWGRRWNLMVTRILHPTIYYPIYPIFICFVGPSCAMTSAMLATFLVSWLMHELIYYYLTRVTPTWEVMCFFVLHGVRTTAEMATKKVMLRRGWRLHHLLHVFLNLNAWKIIFRLAQIINIIGGSCFFFMCEIVLE; encoded by the coding sequence atggatggtgaagttgagaGGTTCATCAAGGTATGGCTCACAACCATCTCATGTCTATGCTATTGTTATTACATAGCTTCTAGAATACCAAAAGGCTTCATGAGGCTTCTCTTCCTCCTCCCTATTCTCAACCTCTTCCCCACCCTTCCCTTCAACCTCTCTTCCTTCCACCTAGGTGGCCCCACCACCTTCTTCCTTGTTTGGCTTGGCACTTTCAAACTCATTCTTTTCTCCTTCAACCAAGGCCCTCTTGCACTATCACCCCCAAACATTCTCCATTTCATTTCCATAGCTTCCCTCCCCATCAACCCCAAACAACACTCACCAACCAAAAACAACCACACAAACAACACCCAAAAGCCAAAATGGCTTTTGCTCCTAAAAGTGCTTATTTTTGCAATGATCATACGTGCTTATGACTATAGAGAAAAGTTGCACGCTCATTTCATCTTAGTCCTCTATTGCTGTCACATGTACCTTGGCATAAAATTTGTGTTAGCCCTTAGTCCTATCTTGATTCGAACCCTTTTAGGGTTTGAGATTGAACCACAATTCAATGAACCATACCTTTCCACATCCCTTCAAGACTTTTGGGGTCGTAGGTGGAATCTCATGGTTACCCGTATTCTACACCCCACCATATACTACCCCATATACCCTATTTTCATATGCTTTGTGGGTCCCTCTTGTGCCATGACAAGTGCCATGTTGGCCACGTTTCTTGTGTCATGGCTCATGCATGAGTTAATATACTATTACCTCACACGTGTGACTCCCACGTGGGAAGTCATgtgcttttttgtgcttcacGGTGTGCGCACCACGGCGGAGATGGCAACGAAGAAGGTGATGCTCCGCCGTGGGTGGCGGTTGCATCACCTtcttcatgtttttttaaatctaaatgcatggaaaataatatttagattAGCACAAATAATCAACATAATAGGAGGatcgtgtttttttttcatgtgtgAAATTGTCTTGGAGTAA